The Denticeps clupeoides chromosome 1, fDenClu1.1, whole genome shotgun sequence genome segment GAAAGCAGACATTTCAGAAGGCCAGCTGTGCTAAGTGGCCTCTGCCCAGCTGCAGAAAGCTCTTTCGGATTTTGGGTGGTGAGCATCATACTCTTACCAAATGAATATTCAGTTTCTTTACCATCACTAattcatattttccattttaacCACACACAATGATTCAATTCATGCATACTTACCTTTGTTTTACACAGTTTCATTTGTTGATCTCTTGTTTAAGAATATTCAGATTAAATGATCACGACTGTTCTAATCTGCAGGCTTCCAGAGGCAGGCAGGCCCAATCACCAGACGTCAGTTTCCCCATGGCGGATACCAGCTCAATGATTCGGACTATGAGGCTGATTCCCGGGGATGGCGATTTGATATGGACATGGTGATCATTTACATCTACTCCGTCAACTGGGTCATTGGATTCATTGTCTTCTGCTTCCTCTGCTAtttctttttcccttctttttaatTGAGACAAGAAATAAacaactgaaaaagaaaaatgtaactaCCTTTTATTTACAGCTAATTTGCATTCTTATCAGTTTTTACACCCAGAGACACTGAACTACCAGAGACATTCACCCTATAGTTTCGATTAGTGCAGCTTAGTTACCtgatatttttgtcagtttAACAACTCGGTAATGTGTTTAGACATGCATTACATGTCTTAGCATTCCACTGAAACACAAGCCCTTTAGGCAATGATGACCCGTCCTACAGATTACTAAATGTCAAACTACTTCATTTCGTTGTTCTAAGACCCAGCTGGGAGATGAGCCAGTCACTTTTCACATATGATTTCGAAGTGTCGCCTAGGGGATGTAGCATGTCAGAAGGGTCTGCTCAAGGCCCTGTAGGCACCCCGCTGAGCTTGGGTGGTAATTACATCTATCCAAACAATCCTGTTCCAACACACCATGGTCTGGAGAAATGGAATTGAGTGACTGCCGTGTTACACCAGTATTCATAAAATGTTCTGTCCTCCTTAGTTTCATGTTTACTTTGCAAATTAAGACATTAATATAGTAATACAATGAATGAATGGACCAATAGTATTTAAGCTCTTTCAATAGGCCTACATGTAAAGTATCATTTCCAGAACTGCATTCTGATTCCTCCTCCGGGTTCACATATGGGCCGCTCTCCTCGTGTTGGTGCACATTCCCTCGGGGGTGTCTGGCCTCCTCCGACCATCCACTGGGTGAATCGGTAATTCAGAATAGtctgtgagtgtatgagtgtatggtgtgtttgtgcactGCAGTGGGCTGGATGAATACCCGTCCTgagcccagtgtcccaggatgggctcctgCAGCCACGACCCATAGGGTATGGAacatgagtgagagagagagaaggttcaTGTATGAACATCATAAAAATATGCCTTCGAATTTTGTCCTTTCAAGGTTTGAGTCTGAGGCAGAATGGTCTGCAGGCAAAGGGCGTGGCTTTAATTTTTGCAACAAATGTGATTAATTCAACAGATTCGATTGCATTAAATGACTTTTAGACGTTTTAAAATAATGTCCTAAATACTGTCATGATCTGCGAAGCCCTCCCTCGCCCACGCCGCAATCCACCTCCTTAAGCACACGCCCTTAAAACCTCATCCTTCCCGTGCATTGCacgaggccacgcccacatgtTCATATGTGGCCACGCCTACTTTCTCGACGCTCTGCGGGCGTGCCTGATTGGCTGAGGCGCGCAGGCGGCTGCGATGCTGCTCCGTAGCTCCGCGCTGCTCTGCAGACTCGCCGTCGTCCCGCTGTCATTTCTCCGACATTGCGACATTCGTGCGGCGGGGACACCTCGCAGTCGTGCTGGAAAGCCGTACATGGATGGTGGGTCCGTCGCGGGGACGCTTCTCGGCTGAAGTGGAGGTGACTCGCGTCGCGGTCGCGGCGATGCGGAGCGGAGTCGGCGCTGCTCGTCCGCCAGCGGTGCAATAGACGCAGTCTCACGCCGCGACGCACCGTCCCCGTTCCCGAGGATCTGCCCggtaaatgtgtatgcatgagTTCCGCATCGAATGGGCGCAAGAACCGCCCCAGAAGCGCCGGGAACATTTTCCAGATCGGCGGCGGCAAGCCCCCTAGCAGAGACCCGGAGCGCAGGGACAGCGGCGAAGCCCAGCGCGCCGTGGCAGACTGCAGAATGGTGGGTATGGCGGGACACGATCTCGGTGTTCCTCTCTTTCATGAACCTGTTGTCCCCCTGCACCCTGCTGAGCGGCGAGCCTGAAGCCTGGGCCCTGGGAAAGGAGCGTTTCCATCCCAACCCAGCCCATGGAGATAGTCTCTCTACTCATTTACAGCAATAAATGAGTagagagcgacttacaatcagtagttacagggacagtccccccctggagcaatttagggttcagtgtcttgctcagggacacaatggtagtaagtgggatttgaacctgggtcttctggttcatatgcgagtgtgttaccagctaGGCTGCTACTACCCTACAATCTCGGCTTTCTAGAGACGTCGCGTACTTCACCTCTCCCAATTGATTGAATATAATTGTGCCAATATGggtgaagaccacaaagacaaaggttcaagccccacttagtaccattgtgtccttgagttGCCCCagctggactgtccctgtaactgctgattgtaagtcagtcaCTGAGAAACGTGAAagtggcctagcagctaaggacgcggacccgtaaccagaaggttgccggttcgagtcctgaacagccaaggtgccattgaccccacacactgctctacggacacctgtcacggctgcccactgctcacgggcgcccggggagccgtgtgtggggacggtaccacGCTCAGTGGCACATGCttacatgtaaatgtgatgtaGATTAAAGCACACGCCTACATGGTTCATTATCACTGCTGCTGACCACATCGAACGCACCAGTATGGTATACATCACATGGTGCTTGTTGAGACGTGGGAGCTGCACTGCTAATAAGCAACACCATCGACTCTTTGGGCATCGATTTGACAATGGTACCTGTTCTGTATGTGTCAGGATGGCATTACTGATGAAACCATCCAGAGCAGTCAGGAGTGCCTTACTTTAACCTGCGGCCTCACAGTATTAATGGCTTCCGTAGCTGCAGGATGAAGTTTGATCTCAGGGTGTCTGCACTAGATGAGCTGCTGATGTGCACCAGACTGGCTCACCACATGCACTGCTGTCCTTTCCTCTCTAGATCGTCCAGGAGTTCAATACACTTGTGGCTCTTTATCGGGAGCTGGTCATCTCGATTGGAGAGCTGTCCGCGGACTGCCCTTCACTTCGGGCAGAGATGCACAAGACGCGCATTAAAGGCTGTGAGATGGCGAAGACTGCACACCAGAGCCTGTCTGTCATATCTGGGTGAATATGAGctcatttattaattataatcAACAAGTGATGGAAAAAGGTACATGGTGATTGGTGTTGATTGATATCAATATTGCAGGAACGGGTGGGAATGGTGGTACTTTCAGATTAACGCTCAGATCAGCCACCACCAGCTTCCTTAATTAGTGAACTCGGGAGAAGCCACAAAACCCTTTATCCTTTATGGATTGTAATAGTCTCACCATCTAATCAGTTTATGTGAGGATTCAGACTTCAGATCATTGTCTGTCTGGGAGGGGCAGCCAGATTTTGATTGAAATTGTCCATGATAGTGACAAAGTTTAAGGGAAAAGAATTGCCTCACAACATCACCGAAAGGttggaataaaacattttgtccCATTTTCACTACActataaaaatagaaatatagtTCTTCAACATGGATTTGTGCCTGATGGTTGTTGTGGAGACCTAGATTTGACTTTTTTCTTACCCTGTTCATCATTGTACATGGGGTCAAGGTAAACTTGAATCCTACATAGTACATTTCTTACCACCGTTCCTGGACTTCAGCCTCATTTGGCTTGTGTGTCGCTTGTCTTTCTCGTGCTTCACATGCTGGTGGGTGGCTGTGGACCTCTGTTTCACATGTACCCCGGTTAAGTGAAATTTCAATTGGCTTCACTTACATTTGTGTCAGACAGTGATAATGTTGAAAgcaatgattttttaaattttatttgggTTTCAGGGTGAGGTAACACTGCTTCCCCTCtgttgtggttgtggttgtggttggCACCTTAGCCCCTCTGTAGAAGGGAACAATTTTTGTGAAACAATAACATGGACATAATTTCACAGTAAAGGAAGTGGTGTAACATTGCTTTTTGGGTGTTTGATGTAAATCCAGAATTTAATTAGACAATTTGTCACGCTTTTGCCAATTCTCCATGAGAGATTACAAAGACAAGGACAACCTGGAATCAGACCAAACTACATAAGCACTGTAGCTTACCTCCTTTTTAAGCATGTCCTCACACAAGCATGCAGGACAAGAGGGCTGCAGTTTTTATTGAAGCAATTGTTTTGTTgtattccattttattattgGCTCCATCAGTGGGCATACTGATAACCAAATGATTGTAGATATTCTGATGAACCACAGTGGACTGCGTATGATTGGAATCAGATTTTGGTTCAATGACTGAGGGTGTAAATTGGGTGTTTTCTGAGTTTGACCCTTATATGTAAatgaaaaagcacattttagttcattttattactcaccttttattgtatttaattcTTTATTTCCTAGAagaacaacaaataaaatatattgctTTAAGGTCAATATATCATGTTCATGACTCTTAACAAATAATTTATCatgctggacaaaaaaaaatgctaaaaacacatttttaaaaatttcttTTTGTTCCTTAGTGCCCAGTATTCATACATGTTCATTAAATATAAGAATGTACTGTCTCAATTATGCTCTCCCATTTatacactaaacacacagaccttCAATTACACAAAATCATCCATTATAAAGGTACAGCACCATCAACATCCACCTCCTCATCCTTGTTGAAAGCTCTCGAAAGCCATCACTCTTCGTGTGGCTTTTTACCATGAGCTTTGGCAGGCGGCAGCTTGTCTATCATGACATTGAATAAAGTAAAACAGCTGCTGGATTTGAATGTGAACATTCACTAAAATATGGCACATAAACTTAAGCCAGTGAActtaaatgtgaaagtgagaGGCAATGCACATCAGCGTTTTTGTGCAGTTGTGAATCTTTACTTTCTCGTGATAACTTGTCATTATGACTACAAAACAAAACCTGATGAGATATTGCTCCATGATGCATCCAATAATTTACTTTGTCCACTTTTCCAGTTCAGTACTTTGGGGGTTGGAGCCGCAAGCTACATGTGCAGACATGATCAGGCCCTGGATGGggctccaacacacacacaatcattcacacatgcacaccctaAGACATAAAAGTGATGAAGTCATTTTGTTGTAGTACAGCTTATGCAACACCAGATGGCAGAACATGGTCCGCTCCTTAACTCTGTGCTCTATTCCCCTTCACGTTTTCAAATTAAAAGTCCCAACGCATAGCTTTTGTTCCTTGACTTTACTTCACaatccattttaaaatcaaCATTCAGCTCATAATACGCATACCGCCTAATCCTACTGCCAATTTTCATATCTCCTATTAACTATTTCTACATTTTTCGGCTGTAGCTCCGAACCTGACTGTTCCGAACATTCTTCGTGTGTCTCGCTTTCGGACAGGCCGGAGGACGGGGAGATCCAGCCAGAGATTTGCCGCTTGTTCATCCAGCTGCAGTGTTGTCTGGAGATGTACATCACTGAGATGCTGAAGGCCGTCTGCCTGCTCGGCTGCCTGCAGCTCCACAGGAGAGGTGATGAAAAGGAGGACGGGCCAAAGCGCTATAAGACATGTAGCTGGTGGGGCTTATTCACTAGAATATGGTCATGCACATAAGGAATAGTAATAGGATAGTGAGGAATCACTTGTTACTTATTTGTgtcttgaagaagaaaaaacaacaattttttGGTGCGTTATTGTTTCTGTCACCAAGAATTAGATGTATGTAGATGATGTATTATAAGCACAAAGCAGTGTTGTCAGATGCTCAttcaaaaatgcaccaaaactgTCATTATAAGCATTTCAGTGCAGGGACTAATTAACATGCTGAAATAAGATTTTAGTTCCTGATTAACTTTTCTCAACAAGCAATTTCTCCTGAAATACCAATTACAAAAGATTACAGAGCTACAAACTACAAAAGAACGAATCTTCTAAAGGAATATCAATTGAAAAACTGTCAGTTTTCAATAATGTTGATTTAGTACCTATATGTAGGATTTCAGATTTATCATTCTTTAATTTAAGGAAATGTCATTTACAGAATGCAGATGAGTACAGAGAATGCAGGGGTTGGATAATATTCTTTTTCAATGTGAATAGTGACTTTGTATCACCTTAATAAGTGCAGATTAAACCAGAGTAGTAGTTGTGTTTGGCGTGAATGATACAGTCTTTATATACAGTCCTAATACAGTAATAGACCAGTTAAATAGCATACCATAGGACAGGACACTTAAAGCATCATGATTTATGAATGAGTTTAGTTTTTATAAAGGTGTTTGTCAAAGGAACACAAACAAATCTTCTAGTGAACTGATTCTAATGATTCCGTTCATCACTACTAGTAACACTGAGCACAACAACctgcctcctccttcctctgtTTACCGTTAACTTTTTTCATTAAGGTTTGAAAATGGTTTCTCTTATGCAGATATATTATTGGTACTTTTgttcaagaattctgattgtCAAACTAGTGAAACCCAATGTCTGAAGTAGCACCTCAGAAATATACTCCTTATTGTATCAAACTGTCGCAAACTGTAAGCAATTTCACAATCAGGTGCTAAACGCTAAATAGCATAATgttgaataaatatgaaatcaAACTTTACACAAACTTTACatcttttcatttacatttacattacatttatggcatttggcagacgcccttatgcagagcgacttacaacgtgctcaGCTCTACTCAGTATTTTAGTCTTTCTTAAGAACTGAGAACTTAAACTTGGGGTGAGTGATGAGCTCCAGCACAATACACTACTATATGTTTGTAGTGTTCAACAGATCTGGGATTTCCTTGTCGTCAGGGAGGATGTGATGGGTAGTGTCTGAGGTGAACTGGCTGGAACTGACTGCCTTCTGCAGGGAAGGAGTCTTCTGCATCTGCCTGGATGGACAGCAGGGTGGAGGAGTGCTCAGATATTCCCATGTTGGAGGatacctcctcctctcctgccgAGAGCTCTCAGTCCTGTTTGCTGGTCAGCACGGACATAGACAACACAGAGAGGTGAGGAAATGGCAACTGTCATTGTCAGTTGTTTTTCATGCAGGGTCACATATTTCACGCATATCATACTTTTTAAGTGGCCATAAGGAAAAtaatctttaaaaagaaaaacatgttgCTCCCAAATGGAGCATTTTTCTGGAACATCTGTCACAGCCACAACACTCAGGAAGGAttcacaggctcctcccaccatGCACAGATTGATTctgtgaattattcattttattcattataacTAGACAATAAACCAATTTGGCTAAATATTTTGGTAATTTGTTTGGTGAAAGATTTTTGGTATTCTGGTGTCCAGTACTATTGATACTGGAATATATTACATGCATATTGATGTTAAGTTAAACACTTAacaaaatatgtctttttcacagaaaaacaaTTTGAAGAAAAATTCACCAGTCAGTAGTTACTAAAATTGAAAATATGCCATAATTTATGATCAAATTTATGTACTCTATGGGACATTTTCATCTTCAATCTATGTGATTCCCACATCCCACTCATGCTTCTTGTGTTGCTGTTAATACAGGGACATGAGAACGATGAAGAACCTACTTAGTAAACTCAGGGAGACTATGCCTTTACCGCTGAAGAACCAAGGTATGAAGTCTCTTTCAGCTCAAATCATCGTGGGTGGAACATCTGAGAATGGAACTGATTTTATGGATTGTTCGTGTTTGATTAGCATTGGCAATTTATGTGTACATCGCCATCCCATTATTGATCAGGCATAATGGTCTTTGTACCATGTGTTAATAATGGTTTAGTAAGGTCTGTAACCTCAGACACATTTTCTACTGTTTTAGGCATCATTTAGAGGTGATACTTTTCTCATTATCAACAACTGACAAATTTTGGACTATGCGACCAATAGCATGGCACACAACTGTTtctgttgcatttgtgttgtaTTATTAACCTTTGGATGGCATCTACTGCTGCATCTTACTGCCTCACTGCTAACTTCACTCTGacattttgtcttcttttttcacAGATGACAGCAGCTTGCTTAACCTGACTCCTTATCCTCTGGTCCGTCAACGAAAGAGACGTTTCTTTGGCCTCTGCTGTCTCATATCCAGCTAAGAGCC includes the following:
- the rgs7bpa gene encoding regulator of G-protein signaling 7-binding protein A isoform X1, whose translation is MSSASNGRKNRPRSAGNIFQIGGGKPPSRDPERRDSGEAQRAVADCRMIVQEFNTLVALYRELVISIGELSADCPSLRAEMHKTRIKGCEMAKTAHQSLSVISGPEDGEIQPEICRLFIQLQCCLEMYITEMLKAVCLLGCLQLHRRGKESSASAWMDSRVEECSDIPMLEDTSSSPAESSQSCLLVSTDIDNTERDMRTMKNLLSKLRETMPLPLKNQDDSSLLNLTPYPLVRQRKRRFFGLCCLISS
- the rgs7bpa gene encoding regulator of G-protein signaling 7-binding protein A isoform X2 produces the protein MSSASNGRKNRPRSAGNIFQIGGGKPPSRDPERRDSGEAQRAVADCRMIVQEFNTLVALYRELVISIGELSADCPSLRAEMHKTRIKGCEMAKTAHQSLSVISGPEDGEIQPEICRLFIQLQCCLEMYITEMLKAVCLLGCLQLHRRGDEKEDGPKRYKTCSWEGVFCICLDGQQGGGVLRYSHVGGYLLLSCRELSVLFAGQHGHRQHREGHENDEEPT